The proteins below are encoded in one region of Pseudomonas putida NBRC 14164:
- a CDS encoding ABC transporter permease — MKHMPLSRLCGLALRQLLRDIRASEVRVLFFALLVAVAASTAIGYFGARLNGAMQLRASEFLGADLVLQGSTPAREQQIDTGTALGLRHAQVVEFTSVVGGDNGIQLSSVKAADSAYPLRGQVRSAPAPYAEETPGGGPAPGEAWVEPRLLAALGLAIGDSIDVGMKTLRMSRVLTYEPDRANNFYSLTPRVMMNLADLEATGVIQPGSRVTYRDLWRGDAGALAQYRQGVEKGLAANQRLRDTRDGNQQIGGALGKAERYLNMASLVAVLLAGVAVALSASRYAARRLDASALLRCLGLSRRQALGLYCLQLAMLGLVAALAGALLGWLAQLGLFRLLHGLLPSVVPAGGIIPALAGIGTGLVALAGFALPPIAALGQVPPLRVLRRDLLPIPPSSWLVYGAALFALGLIMWRLSLDLLLTFALLGGGLVAALLLGGLLLLGLRSLRQLLAGAPLAWRLGLGQLLRHPTAAAGQALAFGLILLAMALVALLRAELLDTWQAQLPKDAPNHFALNILPDDREPFAQRLHQVNATSAPLYPVTPGRLVQINEQPVQQIVSKDSAGERAVQRDLSLTWAAELPEGNALTAGNWWQALPASDEIPGVSVEAELASSLKLKMGDLLTFEIGGQQRQARVSSLRSVHWDSFQPNFYMIFQPGTLQGLPTTYLTSFYLAPGHDLDVVALSRAFPAVTILQVDALLDQLRSILAQVTLAVEYVLLFVLAAGLAVLFAGLQSTLDERIRQGALLRALGAARPLLVKARRIEFGLLGAASGLLAAVGCELITLALYRYAFDLQWSPHPWLLALPLAGALLVGGAGVLGTRRALNASPLAVLRDS; from the coding sequence ATGAAGCACATGCCGTTGTCCCGCCTGTGCGGCCTTGCCCTGCGCCAGTTGCTGCGCGACATTCGCGCCAGCGAAGTGCGCGTGCTGTTCTTTGCCCTGCTGGTGGCAGTGGCCGCCAGCACCGCCATCGGCTATTTCGGCGCCCGCCTGAACGGCGCCATGCAACTGCGCGCCAGCGAATTCCTGGGTGCCGACCTGGTGCTGCAGGGCAGCACCCCCGCCCGCGAGCAGCAGATCGATACCGGCACCGCACTTGGCTTGCGTCACGCGCAGGTGGTCGAGTTCACCAGTGTGGTGGGCGGCGACAACGGCATCCAGCTGTCCAGCGTCAAGGCCGCCGACAGTGCCTACCCGTTGCGCGGGCAAGTACGCAGCGCGCCGGCGCCCTATGCCGAGGAAACACCTGGCGGCGGCCCGGCACCTGGCGAGGCGTGGGTCGAGCCCCGCCTGTTGGCGGCGCTGGGGCTGGCGATTGGCGACAGCATCGACGTAGGCATGAAAACCCTGCGCATGAGCCGTGTGCTGACCTACGAACCGGACCGCGCCAACAACTTCTACAGCCTTACCCCGCGGGTGATGATGAACCTGGCCGACCTGGAGGCCACCGGTGTAATCCAGCCGGGCAGCCGGGTCACCTACCGCGATCTGTGGCGCGGCGATGCCGGGGCGCTGGCCCAATACCGCCAAGGCGTGGAAAAAGGCCTGGCCGCCAACCAGCGCCTGCGCGACACCCGCGATGGCAACCAGCAGATCGGCGGCGCCCTGGGCAAGGCCGAACGCTACCTGAACATGGCCAGCCTGGTGGCGGTGCTGCTGGCCGGGGTCGCCGTGGCCTTGTCGGCCAGCCGTTATGCCGCACGTCGTCTGGATGCCAGCGCGCTACTGCGCTGCCTGGGTCTCTCGCGCCGCCAGGCACTGGGCCTGTATTGCCTGCAACTGGCCATGCTCGGCCTGGTTGCCGCCCTTGCCGGCGCCCTGCTCGGCTGGCTGGCACAACTGGGCCTGTTCCGCCTGCTGCACGGGCTGCTGCCAAGCGTGGTGCCGGCAGGCGGCATCATCCCGGCCCTGGCCGGCATCGGCACCGGGTTGGTTGCACTGGCCGGCTTCGCCCTGCCACCCATTGCCGCCCTGGGCCAGGTCCCGCCACTGCGGGTACTGCGCCGTGATCTGTTGCCGATACCGCCCAGCAGTTGGTTGGTGTACGGCGCCGCTCTGTTTGCGCTTGGCCTGATCATGTGGCGCCTGAGCCTCGACCTGTTGCTCACCTTCGCCCTGCTCGGGGGCGGCCTGGTCGCCGCATTACTGCTCGGCGGCTTGCTATTGCTCGGCTTGCGCAGCCTCCGCCAGCTGCTGGCCGGCGCGCCACTGGCCTGGCGCCTGGGGCTGGGCCAGTTGCTGCGCCACCCCACGGCCGCCGCCGGCCAGGCCTTGGCCTTCGGCCTGATCCTGCTAGCCATGGCGTTGGTCGCCCTGCTACGCGCAGAACTGCTCGACACCTGGCAAGCTCAGTTACCCAAGGATGCGCCCAACCATTTCGCCCTGAACATCCTGCCGGATGATCGTGAGCCGTTCGCTCAACGCCTGCATCAGGTCAACGCCACTTCAGCGCCTTTGTACCCGGTAACGCCGGGGCGCCTGGTGCAAATCAACGAGCAACCGGTACAGCAAATCGTCAGCAAGGACTCGGCAGGTGAGCGCGCCGTGCAGCGCGACCTCAGCCTGACCTGGGCCGCCGAACTGCCCGAAGGCAATGCACTGACCGCAGGCAACTGGTGGCAAGCCTTGCCCGCCAGCGACGAAATCCCCGGTGTATCGGTGGAGGCGGAGCTGGCCAGCAGCCTGAAACTGAAAATGGGCGACCTGCTGACCTTCGAAATCGGCGGCCAGCAACGTCAGGCCCGGGTCAGCAGCCTGCGCAGCGTGCACTGGGACAGCTTCCAGCCAAACTTCTACATGATCTTCCAGCCCGGCACACTGCAGGGGCTGCCGACCACCTACCTGACCAGCTTCTACCTGGCGCCGGGCCACGACCTGGACGTGGTGGCGCTGTCACGGGCATTCCCGGCGGTGACCATCCTGCAGGTGGATGCCTTGCTCGACCAGCTGCGCAGCATCCTCGCCCAGGTGACCCTGGCGGTGGAGTATGTGCTGCTCTTCGTACTGGCCGCCGGGCTGGCGGTGTTGTTTGCCGGCTTGCAGTCAACGCTGGACGAACGCATCCGCCAGGGTGCCTTGTTGCGTGCGCTGGGGGCGGCGCGGCCATTACTGGTCAAGGCACGGCGTATCGAGTTCGGCTTGCTGGGGGCGGCCAGCGGGTTGTTGGCCGCAGTGGGCTGTGAGCTGATTACCCTGGCGCTGTACCGCTATGCCTTCGACTTGCAGTGGAGCCCGCACCCGTGGCTGCTGGCGCTGCCGCTGGCGGGGGCGCTGCTGGTGGGCGGTGCGGGGGTTCTGGGGACCCGGCGAGCGTTGAATGCCAGCCCGTTGGCGGTGTTGCGCGACAGTTGA
- the greB gene encoding transcription elongation factor GreB, producing the protein MSTNIITTEGHEALKKELDHLWRVYRPEITQKVAWAASLGDRSENADYQYNKKLLREIDRRVRYLRKRLEDVKVVAYSPQQEGKVFFGAWVEIENDDGETMKFRIVGYDEIYGRNDYISIDSPMARALLKKEEGDEVVVHTPTGEATWYVKSITYGQ; encoded by the coding sequence TTGAGTACCAACATCATCACCACGGAAGGCCATGAGGCGCTGAAGAAAGAGCTGGACCACCTGTGGCGTGTCTATCGCCCGGAGATCACCCAGAAGGTTGCCTGGGCGGCGTCACTGGGCGACCGCAGCGAAAATGCCGACTACCAGTACAACAAGAAGCTGCTGCGCGAAATCGACCGCCGGGTGCGTTACCTGCGCAAGCGGCTTGAAGATGTGAAGGTGGTGGCCTACTCGCCGCAACAGGAAGGCAAGGTGTTTTTTGGTGCCTGGGTCGAGATCGAGAATGACGATGGCGAGACCATGAAGTTTCGCATTGTCGGCTATGACGAGATCTACGGGCGCAACGATTACATCTCGATCGACTCGCCCATGGCGCGGGCCTTGCTCAAGAAGGAGGAGGGCGATGAGGTGGTGGTGCACACACCTACCGGTGAAGCGACCTGGTATGTGAAGAGCATCACTTACGGCCAATGA
- a CDS encoding DoxX family protein, whose amino-acid sequence MNNTTLNALFSTRAGAGLSVIRILVGIIFMAHGAQKLFGLFGGYGLEGTGQWMESIGLAPGYLMALLSGSAEFFGGLALVVGLLARPAALALSVTLVVAILSVHIGNGLFMSNNGYEFALALLAGTVAVMIEGAGRFSLDRLIAR is encoded by the coding sequence ATGAACAACACTACCCTCAACGCCCTGTTCTCCACCCGCGCCGGCGCCGGTCTCAGCGTTATCCGCATCCTGGTCGGCATCATCTTCATGGCGCACGGCGCGCAAAAACTGTTCGGCCTGTTCGGCGGTTACGGCCTGGAAGGTACCGGCCAGTGGATGGAAAGCATCGGCCTGGCCCCGGGCTACCTGATGGCCCTGTTGTCCGGTAGCGCCGAATTCTTCGGCGGCCTGGCACTGGTGGTTGGCTTGCTGGCTCGCCCGGCGGCCCTGGCGCTGAGCGTAACGCTGGTGGTGGCGATTCTCTCCGTGCACATCGGTAACGGCCTGTTCATGTCGAACAACGGCTACGAGTTCGCCCTGGCGCTGCTGGCCGGCACGGTTGCCGTCATGATCGAAGGCGCTGGCCGCTTTTCGCTGGACCGCCTGATCGCCCGGTAA
- a CDS encoding MltF family protein produces MLRCWLVFLLTLGLTLTGPAQARAPGPQQNIPPAKVRDLQQIRTSKVLRVLVNQSRNSSGEVKGEPVGIEYYRLRALEHYLNARAADDQRIQLKLIPRAKEQLMGALARGEGDLAAPGELLDPSAVRGVSSSAPILDQVPLMLVGRKGERSFSKVEQLSGRTVALTSASAAGPLIQQANQQLALRKRPPIKVEWVDSTLAVEDVLEMVQAGIYHLTVVEQPIARRWARVMPRLRLDTRVRLGAPQAMRWYVGRDAPQLLATVDHFLQGYRAPDNQDAAFERIYRRQYRVHNPLASKDRQRLASVRAVLQKHGQAQQIDWLNLAALAFKESTLNPAARGTGGAHGLMQITPSAAQRVGVSNTATVDGNVQASARYLALIRRKFFASAKINERERMAFTLAAYNLGPERVQAMRSEARRRGLNGDQWFFQTERIAMEQVGMGPVNFVNSVNKYFLAFNRERAALERVAKR; encoded by the coding sequence ATGCTGCGATGCTGGCTTGTTTTCCTGCTGACGCTCGGGCTGACCCTGACCGGCCCGGCACAGGCGCGCGCGCCGGGGCCGCAGCAGAACATACCGCCCGCCAAGGTGCGTGACCTGCAGCAGATTCGTACCAGCAAAGTGCTGCGGGTGCTGGTCAACCAGAGCCGCAACAGCTCTGGCGAGGTCAAGGGCGAGCCGGTTGGCATCGAGTATTACCGCCTGCGGGCGCTGGAGCATTATCTCAATGCGCGTGCCGCCGATGACCAGCGGATCCAGCTAAAGCTCATACCGCGAGCCAAGGAGCAGTTGATGGGCGCTCTGGCCCGCGGCGAGGGCGACCTGGCTGCGCCGGGCGAGCTGCTTGACCCCAGCGCGGTGCGCGGCGTGAGTAGCAGTGCGCCGATACTCGACCAGGTGCCGTTGATGCTGGTCGGGCGCAAAGGCGAGCGAAGCTTCAGCAAGGTCGAGCAGTTGTCCGGGCGTACCGTGGCCTTGACCAGCGCCAGTGCTGCCGGGCCGCTGATCCAGCAGGCTAACCAGCAACTGGCACTGCGCAAGCGTCCGCCGATCAAGGTGGAGTGGGTCGACTCGACGCTGGCGGTGGAAGATGTACTGGAGATGGTGCAGGCTGGCATCTACCACCTCACCGTGGTCGAGCAGCCCATTGCCCGGCGCTGGGCGCGGGTCATGCCGCGCCTGCGCCTGGACACCCGGGTGCGCCTGGGGGCGCCGCAAGCCATGCGCTGGTATGTGGGGCGTGATGCGCCGCAATTGTTGGCCACGGTCGATCACTTCCTGCAAGGTTACCGCGCACCAGACAACCAGGATGCAGCCTTCGAGCGTATCTACCGGCGCCAGTACCGGGTGCACAACCCGTTGGCCAGCAAGGACCGCCAGCGCCTGGCCTCGGTGCGGGCGGTGCTGCAGAAGCATGGCCAGGCGCAGCAGATCGACTGGCTCAACCTGGCCGCCCTGGCCTTCAAGGAGTCGACGCTCAACCCGGCTGCACGCGGCACGGGAGGCGCCCATGGTCTGATGCAGATTACCCCTTCGGCCGCCCAGCGCGTGGGAGTGAGCAACACCGCCACGGTGGATGGCAATGTGCAGGCCAGCGCCCGCTACCTGGCGCTGATCCGGCGCAAGTTCTTCGCCAGCGCCAAGATCAACGAGCGTGAGCGCATGGCCTTTACGCTGGCGGCCTACAACCTCGGCCCCGAACGCGTCCAGGCGATGCGCTCAGAAGCCCGGCGGCGCGGCCTCAACGGGGACCAGTGGTTCTTCCAGACCGAACGCATCGCCATGGAGCAGGTGGGCATGGGGCCGGTCAACTTCGTCAACAGTGTCAACAAGTACTTTTTGGCGTTCAACCGCGAGCGGGCTGCGCTGGAGCGTGTGGCAAAGCGCTGA
- a CDS encoding TatD family hydrolase, whose amino-acid sequence MQLIDIGVNLTNSSFHDQQAAIVERAVEAGVTQMVLTGTSLAVSEQALELCQQLDASGQHLFATAGVHPHDAKAWDAGSERQLRQLLNEPRVRAVGECGLDFNRDFSPRPLQEQALEAQLALAVELRLPVFLHERDASERLLAILKHYRDHLTGAVVHCFTGEREALFAYLDMDLHIGITGWICDERRGTHLHPLVGNVAEGRLMLESDAPYLLPRSLRPKPKNGRNEPAFLPEVLREVALHRGESAEHTAAHTTATARAFFQLP is encoded by the coding sequence ATGCAACTGATCGATATCGGCGTCAACCTGACCAACAGCAGTTTCCACGACCAACAGGCGGCAATCGTCGAGCGCGCCGTTGAGGCCGGGGTGACACAAATGGTGCTGACAGGCACCAGCCTGGCAGTCAGTGAACAGGCGCTGGAGCTGTGCCAGCAGCTGGACGCAAGCGGTCAGCACCTGTTTGCCACTGCGGGCGTGCACCCCCACGATGCCAAGGCCTGGGATGCTGGCAGCGAGCGCCAGTTGCGCCAGCTGTTGAATGAACCACGCGTGCGCGCCGTGGGCGAATGCGGCCTGGATTTCAACCGTGACTTCTCCCCTCGCCCACTCCAGGAACAAGCCCTGGAAGCCCAGTTGGCGCTGGCCGTAGAGCTGCGCCTGCCAGTGTTCCTGCACGAGCGGGACGCCAGCGAGCGCTTGCTGGCGATCCTCAAGCATTACCGCGACCACCTTACCGGCGCTGTGGTGCACTGCTTTACCGGCGAGCGCGAGGCACTGTTCGCCTACCTGGACATGGACCTGCACATCGGCATCACCGGCTGGATCTGCGACGAGCGCCGCGGCACCCACCTGCACCCGCTGGTGGGCAACGTTGCCGAAGGGCGGCTGATGCTGGAGAGCGATGCCCCGTACCTGCTGCCACGCAGCCTGCGACCCAAGCCGAAGAACGGGCGCAACGAGCCGGCGTTTCTGCCGGAAGTGCTGCGCGAAGTGGCGCTGCATCGGGGCGAATCGGCCGAGCACACGGCGGCGCATACCACCGCGACGGCGCGGGCGTTCTTCCAGCTCCCTTGA
- a CDS encoding methyl-accepting chemotaxis protein, producing the protein MGAWLSNVSLKYKFWAVNAVAFVTTLLLVLYAVHLEQRARAEAAQAQAAAQAQLLAAWPAGQALPRPDNVISWSAGQTPAFAGEALDSLRNAQGWVELPSAWILGENPLRGAQVVRHGDQQVAVLAQSPSLRQVFFARFSNYAVCVLILMLAMLGASQLLIRFLLSQLNTLKDVMLHVERTGDLAARVPLACGDEVGQMAGAFNAMQATYHRVVSTVAHTAAQLDSGAARLAASMNNVRTGMLGQQSETDQAATAINQMSATVHHIAQHAGATRDLSQTADTLAGSGKEVVSRVQDSISGLSSGVQQTAEMIRQLAEDSQKINSVVGVIHSIAEQTNLLALNAAIEAARAGDLGRGFAVVADEVRNLAKRVQTSTDEITTMVSALQSGTRDAVEFMQESSYKADDCVRQAQEAGEALAEITGAVAQMRESNTQIAVAAEQQSQVAEEMNRAVVSIRDVTEQTVQQTVGSATTSSELATLAGELNRAIGQLKL; encoded by the coding sequence ATGGGTGCCTGGCTTAGCAATGTTTCCCTGAAGTACAAATTCTGGGCCGTCAACGCGGTGGCCTTTGTCACTACCCTGCTGCTGGTGCTCTATGCCGTGCACCTGGAGCAACGCGCCCGCGCCGAAGCGGCGCAGGCGCAGGCGGCAGCGCAAGCCCAGCTGCTGGCTGCCTGGCCTGCCGGGCAAGCATTGCCGCGCCCGGACAACGTCATCAGCTGGTCGGCCGGGCAAACGCCGGCTTTCGCCGGTGAAGCACTCGATAGCCTGCGCAATGCCCAGGGCTGGGTGGAGCTACCAAGCGCCTGGATCCTCGGCGAAAACCCGCTGCGCGGGGCGCAGGTAGTGCGCCACGGCGACCAACAGGTGGCCGTGCTCGCCCAGTCGCCAAGCCTGCGCCAGGTATTCTTCGCGCGCTTCAGCAACTACGCGGTATGCGTGCTGATCCTGATGCTGGCCATGCTCGGCGCTTCGCAATTGCTGATCCGCTTCCTGCTCAGCCAGCTCAATACCCTGAAGGATGTGATGCTGCACGTGGAAAGGACCGGCGACCTGGCGGCCCGTGTGCCGCTGGCCTGCGGCGACGAGGTCGGCCAGATGGCCGGGGCCTTCAATGCCATGCAGGCCACCTACCACCGCGTGGTCAGCACCGTCGCCCACACCGCTGCACAGTTGGACTCGGGCGCCGCACGCCTCGCTGCCAGCATGAACAACGTACGCACCGGCATGCTCGGCCAGCAGAGCGAGACTGACCAGGCCGCTACCGCCATCAACCAAATGTCGGCGACGGTGCACCACATTGCCCAGCATGCCGGTGCCACCCGTGACCTGTCACAAACCGCCGACACCTTGGCCGGCAGCGGCAAAGAGGTGGTCAGCCGGGTGCAGGATTCGATTTCCGGGCTGTCCAGCGGTGTGCAGCAAACCGCCGAAATGATTCGCCAACTGGCCGAAGACAGCCAGAAGATCAACAGCGTGGTCGGTGTAATCCACAGCATCGCCGAGCAGACCAACCTGCTGGCGCTCAACGCCGCCATCGAAGCGGCGCGCGCCGGAGATCTGGGCCGAGGCTTTGCCGTGGTGGCCGATGAGGTACGCAACCTGGCCAAGCGTGTGCAAACCTCTACCGACGAAATCACCACCATGGTCTCTGCCCTGCAATCGGGCACCCGCGATGCAGTGGAATTCATGCAGGAAAGCTCGTACAAGGCCGACGATTGCGTCCGTCAGGCCCAGGAGGCCGGCGAGGCGCTGGCGGAGATTACCGGTGCTGTGGCGCAGATGCGCGAAAGCAATACCCAGATTGCCGTGGCGGCCGAGCAGCAAAGCCAGGTGGCCGAGGAAATGAACCGCGCCGTGGTCAGCATCCGCGATGTCACCGAACAGACCGTGCAACAGACAGTGGGCTCGGCAACCACCAGTAGCGAACTGGCGACCCTGGCCGGCGAACTGAACAGGGCCATTGGCCAGCTCAAGCTATAG
- a CDS encoding Mpo1-like protein, translated as MSKRLPNLPAWQWRGYHNNHRHPANLVLHLIAVPLFILGALLILSGLFGLDLGQIAVGVIALIAGLGLQRHGHRLEAEQPEPFANRQDAVQRLLTEQFITFPRFVLSGAWWKAWRERHKHRH; from the coding sequence ATGAGCAAACGCCTGCCCAACCTGCCCGCCTGGCAATGGCGCGGCTACCACAATAACCACCGCCACCCGGCCAATCTGGTGCTGCACCTGATTGCGGTGCCGCTGTTCATTCTCGGCGCGCTGCTGATTCTGTCGGGGCTGTTCGGCCTGGACCTGGGCCAGATTGCCGTTGGCGTGATCGCCCTGATTGCCGGCCTTGGCTTACAGCGCCATGGTCATCGCCTGGAGGCCGAACAACCTGAGCCGTTCGCCAATCGCCAGGATGCCGTGCAGCGTTTGCTGACGGAGCAGTTCATCACCTTTCCGCGCTTTGTGCTGAGCGGGGCCTGGTGGAAGGCCTGGCGGGAGCGGCACAAACACCGCCATTGA